Proteins from one Nicotiana tabacum cultivar K326 chromosome 23, ASM71507v2, whole genome shotgun sequence genomic window:
- the LOC142177162 gene encoding uncharacterized protein LOC142177162, whose product MSDPDSFTIPCTIGSYAFAKALYDLGASINLMPLVIYTKLGIGRARPTSMLLPPTDRTVKRPIGILDDVLVQVGKFVFLANFVILDCQVDEEIPIILGRPFLATGTTLIDCETGELKNEVE is encoded by the coding sequence ATGTCTGATCCCGATAGTTTCACTATCCCATGCACAATTGGAagttatgcttttgctaaagcattgtaCGACTTGGGAGCCAGTattaacttgatgcccttggTAATCTACACAAAGTTgggcattggcagagctagaccAACCTCAATGTTGCTGCCACCGACTGATCGCACAGTGAAAAGGCCAATAGGAATCCTGGATGATGTGCTCGTCCAAGTGGGGAAGTTTGTATTTCTTGCTAATTTTGTGATTCTTGACTGTCAGGTGGACGAAGAAAtacccataattttgggaaggccatttTTAGCCACTGGGACAACATTGATTGactgtgagactggagagttgaaaaatgaagttgaataa